Within Paracoccus jeotgali, the genomic segment GCGTTGACGGCCGTCGTCGGGCCCAACGCGGCTGGCAAATCCACGCTATTTCGTCGCATCGCCGGCACCCTGCGGGGAGCGGGAGAGGTTCAGGTCACGGGCGCGCATCGTGGTGGCGTCTGCTATATGCCGCAGGATTCGACGGCCAACGCGGTGCTGACCGTCTATGAGAGCATCCTGCTTGCCGCACGCGGCGGGCAGGGCGGCTGGCGCGTCAGCGACGTTGAACTCGGGCGTATCGATTCGATGATGGGGCTGCTGAACATCGCGCCGCTTGCCTTTCGCAATCTGGGCGAACTGTCGGGTGGGCAGCGCCAGTTGGTATCGTTGGCGCAGGTGTTGATCCGCGATCCCGACGTCCTGCTGATGGACGAGCCGACATCGGCGCTGGACCTGCACCGCCAGATCGAGGTGCTGGAGCTGGTCGCCCAAATCGCAGGTGATACGGGTATGGTCGCCCTGGTGGCGCTGCACGACCTGAATCAGGCGATGCGCTATTGCGCTCAGACCATCGTCATTGCGGATGGGCGAGTGCGCGACGCCGGCCCCACCCAGAGGTCATAACTGCCGCGATGCTTGCCGATGTCTATGCAGTTTGCGCGCGCATCGAGTGTTGCCGCTACGGTCGACCGCAACTTATCGTCGACGGTGCCCGGCATGACGAAAACGGCCGGGACATCCGGGCGGCGTAACCGGGGGGTCAGCAGTAAGCGGAGAGCGCTCTGCCTCATCCGCGTGGGCGGGTCGCCGTCGAAAAGCTTCATTCGGGGAACGCGCCTCGACCGAGACCGCCACGAGTTCCGCGGCGCTTTAACTCCGAAAAATTAACCGACAGGCAGCGCGAACAACGCTGCCGGTCGCACTTTTGCCGTCTTGCGGCTTAGCCGGATGTGCCGTGCTGCCCGGCACTTGCTGGCGTTATCCGCAGCAACCCGAACACGCTGCACCGGCCCGAGTCGATCTTGTCGTGGCTGACGATCAGGATAAGGTCCTCCGATATCTGCGTGATACCATCGAAATCAGCGTCCATGATCCCCGGCATGCGGATGCGGGCCAGTTCGGTCGCACACATGGGATCCGCACCGCGATTGGCCGGATCAAGAACCCGCAGGAATGGAATCAGGCTGCCATCAGTCGCGGACACATCGTGTTCGATCATGGCCATGCAACCGTCGGAAAATACCTCCAGTCCCTCGATGCTGGTTGTGCCGATGTCGGTGGTGTCGAACGCCAGGGTATCGCCGTTCGCGGCATAAATGGTGTGCGTGGTTCGCACTTCAGCGGCGAGCGGCTCTTCGGGCATGGTCAGCAGGCCCAGATCGGGGTGTATCGCCAGCGCTTCAGGACCGTCCTTTACGCTTCGCTGCGCGGCGGGATCGCTCAGGGGCGCAGGAACCTGCATGTCGTCAAGCCACTTTCCATCAATTGAAAAGCGCGCGATGCGCGGGCCATGTTCGCTGACGATAGCCAGCAGAGGTGGGTCAGGGCAGGCGGCCGACGTTCGGCTCAGCGGATGTGAGCGGGAATCCGGGCCGGGCAGGGCGGTGGTGATTGCGCCTGGGTCTCAGGGGCATCTTGTCCAGGGTCTGGATAGATTTCATATCGCAACGTCGTGTCGACCTTCGAGGCATGGCTCCGCCGTTCGGAAAGGCGGCACTTTCCGGCGGAAACGTCGTGGTCAGGAAACTCCGGAGATCCGGCGGCCCGCAGCCGTTCCCATCGCTCCAAATGAGATTGAGGCGACCTTGCCGATCAGCATCCGGATGGTCAACGGATCAGGTTCGAGGCCGGATGACGGATCACAACCGCAGGCGACGGTCGGCCGCATCCCGTTAATAAATTGAAATCAGATGATTTTGTCCAGATCAAGCCGCGGGAATGGCCACTAAATGGTTGCATAATGGTCAAAAAACACCCCAAAATGGACATTATTTCAGTTGTTCGACAGCAACGCACGCAGCGTTAACGGAATATTAATAATCGGTATTATGTAACCAAAGCGCCAACCCCGGTTGCCGGACCCAGCCCTGACGGCCTATCATCGCGCTCCAACAGCAATGGAGGCAAGACCATGGCCGTCAGCACACCCGTTTGCGATTTCGGGGCCAGGATGCCCGCGTTCGCTCTGCCGGACCCGGACGGCAACGTCCACAGCAGCGACGAGATCCGCGGCGCGAATGGGACGCTGGTGATGTTCATCTGCAACCATTGTCCCTATGTGCAGGCCGTCATCGACCGGATCGTGCGCGACGCCAGCGAGTTGGCGCGCGAGCATGGCATCGGCGTGGTCGCGATCTCCAGCAATGATGTCGAGGAATATCCGCAGGACGGTCCCGAGCATATGCGGCGCGAGGCCGAGCGGCACGGCTTCACCTTTCCTTATCTCTATGACGAAAGCCAGGCCGTGGCGCGGGCCTTTGGCGCAGAATGCACGCCGGATTTCTTCGGCTATAACGCGGCGGGCGAACTGCAGTATCGTGGCCGGCTCGACGCATCTGGCCGCCAACCGGGGCCGCCGGACGCCCCGCGCGAGCTGTTTCAGGCCATGGTGCAGATCGCCCGGACTGGTGAAGGGCCGCGCGATCAGGTGCCGTCGATGGGGTGTTCGATCAAGTGGAAGGACGAGACCCCCGGCGATTAGTCTGCGCCGAGGGCGCGTTTGACATTCGCGGTCCAGCCCAGGAAATGCTGGCCGTCCGCGATGATCGCCGGGCGCTTCATCAGCGCTGGCCGCGCGGCGAGCATCTGTTCGGGGGGTGCGGCGCGGTCCTCCTCGGACATGCCGCGCCAGGTCAGGCTGGCGCGATTGACCAGCTTGTCGCCGAACGCATCCAGCATACGGCTCCATTCCTCGGGCGACGGCGTGTCGGTCTTGACGTCGTGGAACTCGATCTGCCAGCCGGCCTCGGACAGCGCCTTGCGCGCCTTCTGCACCGTCGAACAGTAATCTAGGCCGAACATTTTCAGTGACTTGGACATCACGCCTCCTAGATGAAGGGGACCAGCGGGACGTTGCAGGCGGCCAGCGCCAGCAGCGCGGAGAGAGAGAGGATAAGGCGCATTTTGCGGCTTTCGTTAAGGGCGTCGGGCCGCAGTATCGCCGCCCTGCCCCGGCGCGTCCAGCCATGCCAAGCCAGGATCCGGTCCGTGACAGCCTAGCTGTCGTGACTGTGATCGATCCCTGCGCGCAGCCGGCGCAGACCGAACCAGACGAGGCCCACCACCAGCGGCGTCGCCATCGCCATGACCACCGCCTTGTCGACCCCTGCCCCCATGGCCAGCGGTGCGGCCAGATATCCCACTAGCCCGACCGCGTAATAGCTGATCGCGACGACGGACAGCCCCTCGACCGTGTGCTGTAGGCGCAGTTGCAGTTCGGACCGCCGGTCCATGCTGGCCAGCAGCAGCTGGTTCTGGCCGCTGCGGTCGACCTCGACCCGGGTGCGCAGCAATTCGCCGGCCCGGCCGGTGCGTTCCAGCATCTGCGACAGCCGCGCCTCGGCCGAGCGTGCGGTCCGCATGGCGGGATCGTAGCGGCGCGACATGAACTCGCCCAGCAATTGCCGATCCTTGTAGCGTTCCTCGCGCAGGGCGCGCACGCGGTCCATCACCAATGCCTCGTAAGCCCTTGTTGCGCCAAAGCGAAATGCTGACTGCGTGGCCAGCGCCTCGAGCCGCGCCGAGACCGCCAGCAGACGGTCGAGCGTGGTGGCGGCGGCGCGGCTGTCCATGCCGTCGACCATCGCGCCCAGTTCCGGCTCGAGGCTGTTCAGATGCGCGGACAGCGCGCGCGCGCGTTCAAGGCCCAGCATCGACATGGCGCGATAGGTCTCGAGTTCGCAGAGCCGCTGGATGATGCGCCCGGTGCGCCCGGCGCCGGTATCGGGGCGCAGAAACACTGCGAAACGCATCCAGCCATTCGGGTCGATGCGGAAATCCGAGGCGACGAGCGCCGAGCGGTCCAGCACCCAGAACGCCGCCAGGCTGTCGCGGCTGAACCACTCGCCAAGGGCGGCGTCCACCTGCGACAGGTCGTCGGGCAGATGCTCGAGGCGGATCATCGCCGCCGTCACCCGCCGCCCCGGCGCCAGCGCCTGCCAGTCCTGCGAGAAGACCTCCGCCGAGGCCGGATCAAACGGCGTCTCGGGCAGTCCCTCGGCGATGGCGGTATAGCTGACGAACTCGGTATGGCTTTCCCAGATCAGATCGTGCCGACCGATCCGGGCGGTGTAATGGCCGCCATCGGCCGAGGGCTGCGGCGCGCCGTGGCGGTCGGTCAGGATCGCAAGATGGTCCAGATCGCGCGTGCGGTCGCGGCCGGCGGCGTCGCGGGGTTCCTTGAACGCCAGATAGACCGCGTGGCAGGGCGCCAGGATGCGGGGCGAGGGTCGGGCATGCAGCTCGTTCACAAGCGCATTGCGCAGCGGATGGTCGATGGTGCGGTCCATGGCCCGGACGCTAGCCCGCCCCGCGCGGCAGGGACAGCATCAGATTTCGCACTGGCTGACGCCGCTGTGATGCGTGGCCGCATTGCACCATCGACCCCATCGCGTCACATTGGCGCAAAGAAGAAATGAATGAGGGCAGGCATGAGACGCGATTTTCTGAAGCTGATGCTGGGCGGCGCGGGGCTGCTGGCGCTGGCCAGCTGTTCGACCCGCGACCCCAAGTTCAAGACCTATTCCGGCCCGCCGGTCACGCGCATCGACGTGTTCAAGTCGCGCCGGGTGATGACCTTCTATTCTGGCAGCCGCCCGATCAAGAGCTATAATTTCGGCCTCGGTTTCGCGCCGCAGGGGCACAAGGATTACGAAGGCGACGGCAAGACGCCCGAAGGACTGTATTACATCGACCGCCGCAACCCCAACAGCCGCTATCACCTCTCGGTCGGGATCTCGTATCCGAACGAGCAGGACAAGGCGCGCGCGCTGGCCGAGGGCGTGCAGGTCGGCAGCGACATCTTTATCCACGGCCAAGGCCCCGAGGGGCGCGCGGCGCGGGTGCGCGACTGGACGGTGGGCTGCATCGCCGTCACCGATGCGGAAATCGAGGATATCTATGCGATGGTCCCCGACGGCACGCCGATCATGATCTATCCCTGAGCCGGTCAACCCCGGCGAAACGAAAACGGCCCCGCCAGCGATTGGCAGGGCCGTGTCTTTTTGCGGTTGGGCCGATCAGTCGATCAGCGGCAGCAGCGCGTTGATCGAATCCTTGGCGTCGCCATAGAACATCCGGGTGTTGTCCTTGAAGAACAGCGGGTTCTCGATCCCCGAGTAACCGGTCCCCTGCCCCCGCTTGGACACGAACACCTGCTTGGCCTTCCACACTTCCAGCACCGGCATCCCGGCGATGGGGCTGTTCGGGTCGTCCTGCGCGGCCGGGTTCACGATGTCGTTCGAGCCGATGACAATGACGACGTCGGTGCTGGGGAAATCATCGTTGATCTCGTCCATCTCCATGACGATGTCATAGGGCACCTTGGCCTCGGCCAGCAACACGTTCATGTGGCCCGGCAGGCGACCGGCGACGGGGTGGATGGCAAAACGCACGTTCTTGCCCTGCGCACGCAGCTTGCGGGTCAACTCGCTGACGGCGCTCTGCGCTTGCGCGACGGCCATGCCATAGCCGGGAACGATGATGACCTCGTCGGCCTCGTTCAGCGCATTGGCCACGCCCTCGGCGTCGATGGCGATCTGCTCGCCCTCGATCTCCATCGCGGGGCCGGTCTCGCCGCCGAAGCCGCCCAGGATCACGCTGATGAAGTTGCGGTTCATCGCCTTGCACATGATGTAGGACAGGATCGCACCCGAAGAACCGACCAGCGCACCGACCACGATCAGCAGGTCGTTGCCGAGCGTAAAGCCGATCATCGCCGCCGCCCAGCCGGAATAGCTGTTCAGCATCGACACCACGACCGGCATGTCGGCGCCGCCGATGCCCATGATCAGGTGATAGCCGATGAAGAAGGCCGCGATGGCGATGATGATCAGCCACAGCACCGCCGGACCGATGGCCGCCGCGTAAAGAAGCGTCGCCAGCAGCGCGATGGCGGCGGCACCGGCGTTCAGCGCGTGACCACCGGGCAGCTTGCGCGGCTTGCCGTCGATGCGTCCGGCCAGCTTGCCATAGGCCACGACCGAGCCGGTGAAGGTCACCGCACCGATGAAGATGCCGAGCGCGACCTCGATCTTGAGCATGGCGATCTCGCCCGGGGTCTTGTGCGCCAGCACGGCGGCAAAGCCCTTAAGCTCGGACAGGCGCTGCACGACGCGCAGCATGGCGTCGGGATCGGTCACGCCGCGCAGGCTGGCATTGGCGCGCGCCAGCAGCTCCTGCAGGCGGCCCAGCTCGAACTGGGCGTTGAAGCCCACGAACACGGCCGCCAGACCGACCAGCGAGTGCATGGCCGCGACAAGCTGCGGCATCTCGGTCATCTGCACGCGCTTGGCGACGACCCAGCCGATGGCCCCGCCGACCGCCAGCAGGATCAGCGACAGCAGCCAGTTGCCGGAACCGGGACCGATCAGCGTCGCCAGCACCGCCAGCGTCATGCCGACGATGCCGTACCAGACCGCGCGCTTGGCGCTTTCCTGCCCGGACAGCCCGCCAAGCGCCAGAATGAACAGCACCGCCGCGACCACATAGGCGGCGCCGGTCAGACCATAGCCCGCGACCTGCGCCAGACCGTCGGCCGGGGCTGCGATAACCTGCTCCATCGGGTGAATATCTTCCTGCATCTTGTTGTTCCCCTCAGGATTTCTGGAACATGGCCAGCATCCGGCGCGTCACCAGAAAGCCGCCGAAAATGTTCACGCCGGCCATCAGCACCGACAGCGCCGCCAGCACCACGATCAGCCCGCCGCCCGAGCCGATCTGCATCAGCGCGCCCACGATGATGATCGAGGAGATGGCATTCGTGATCGCCATCAGCGGCGTGTGCAGCGAGTGGCTGACATTCCAGATGACCTGAAAGCCGATGAACACCGCCAGAACGAAGACGATGAAATGCTGCATGAAGCTGGCCGGGGCCAGCAGACCGACCAGCAGCATCAGCGCGCCGCCCACGGTCAGCAGCGTCACCTGACGCCGGGTCTGGTCGCGGAACAGCTGCATTTCCTGCTCGCGCCGCTCGGCCGGGGTCAGTTCGCGCTTCTTCTCGCGCGGCTTCTGCGCGGCGATGGCGGCGATCTTGGGCGGCGGCGGCGGATAGGTGATGTCGCCGTCATGGGTGACGGTCGCGCCCCGGATCACGTCGTCATCCATGTTGTGCTGGATCACGCCGTCCTTGCCGGGGGTCAGGTCGGTCATGAAATGGCGGACGTTGTTGCCATAGAGTTCCGAGGACTGCGCCGCCATGCGCGACGGGAAATCGGTATAGCCGACGATGGTGACGTCGTTTTCGGTGATGAACTTCTCGTCCGGGATGGTCAGCTCGCAGTTGCCGCCCTTTTCGGCCGCCAGATCAACGATGACGCTGCCGGGCTTCATCGCCTCGACCATGTCGCGGGTCCAGAGAACCGGCGCGTCGCGGCCGGGGATCAGCGCGGTGGTGATGACGATGTCCACCTGCGGCGCCAGTTCGCGGAACTTGGCAAGCTGCTTTTCGCGGAATTCCGGGCTGGATGGCGCGGCATAGCCGCCGGTGGCAGCGCCGTCCTGCGTCGGCTCGTCGAATTCGAGATAGACGAACTCGGCGCCCATGCTCTCGATCTGCTCGGCGACCTCGGGCCGGACGTCAAAGGCCAAAACCTGCGCGCCAAGGCTGACCGCGGTGCCGATGGCAGCAAGCCCCGCCACGCCCGCGCCGACCACCAGCACCCGCGCCGGCGGCACCTTGCCCGCCGCCGTGACCTGGCCGGTGAAGAAGCGGCCGAAATTGTTGGCGGCTTCGATCACCGCGCGATAGCCGGCGATATTGGCCATGGACGACAGCGCGTCCATTTTCTGCGCCCGGCTGATGCGCGGCACCATGTCCATGGCGATGGCGGTCACGCCCTGCGCCCGCGCCTTTTCCAGCAGTTCCGGGTTCTGCGCCGGATAGAAATGCGAGATCACCGTCTGCCCGTCGCGCATCCGCTCGATTTCCGCGTCGCTCGGCGGGCGCACCTTGGCCACCACATCGACCGCCGCCGTCAGCGAGGCGGCGTCGGGATGCACGGTCACGCCCGCAGCTTCATAGGCCGCGTCGGAAAAGCCCGCCCGCGCGCCGGCCCCGGATTCGATGTGAACCTCGTGGCCGAGCTTTTTCAGATGCGCGGTCGATGCGGGGGTGATCGCCACCCGCGCCTCGCCGTCATGGGTTTCCTTCAAGGCGCCGATCTTCATCGCCATCTCCCCTGTGATGTCGCTTGAGGCTGTCTAGCATTGCGAAATTGCGGTTCACAAGCCGCGCCCGGCCGGTTTTGCGTCGTGACAGGCGTTTCGCCGGTTATTTTGTTGCGGCGCAGCAGGATCGGCGGGCGAAACAGGCTCACGCAGCGGTCGCGACGACGTGATCGCCGCGCCGAGAGCAAAAAAAAATCCGCCGCACCCGGTTCGGGGTGCGGCGGCGAGTGGTGCGCGTCGGACCGGATCAGTTGGCCGGTGCGGGCGTCGTTTCTGCAGCCGTGTCGGCGGCGGCGTCTGCATCGGCGGCCGCGGCCTCGGCTTCGGCGGCGGCTTCGGCAGCCTCGTCCGCGCTTTCCTCGGCGCTTTCGGCGGCGGTGTCAGCCGTATCGGCGGCCGCATCGGTCGTGGCGGCGGTATCGTCCACGGCCGGCGTCGCGGGCACGGTCTCGACCGGCTCGACCGGGGTGTCGGTGTCCGGGATCACGACGGTGGTGTCGTTGGTGGTCGTCTCGGTGGTCACGTCGGCGGCAGGCGCATCGGCGGCCGGCTGTTCGACGGCGGGTTCCTCGACCACGACGGTGTCGTTGCTGCCCATCCAGCGGGTCAGAACGAAATAGGCAAGCGCCAGTGCCAGCAGGATCCCGATGATCAGCGGCAGCGGCGAGGAACGCTTTTCGACCGGCTCGACATAGGTCTCGCGCGGGGTGGTTTTGTTAGGATCGTTGGGATCATAGGCCATCGGGCACTCCTTGAAAATTCCGCCTGGGCGCCGTTCGCGAGGCATGAGGCCCCCTCGGGCGCCTTGCGGGACGGCTATCCTGCGCTTAACTCGGGCGCAACGGGTCAAGTTCCCCGAAACGCAGCATTTCCATGAAAGGCATCCGATGAACGCCTCGCACCCTGTCCCCGCACCGCAACGGCTGGAAGATTACCGGCCTTATCCTTTTGCGATCAAAGAGGTTCGGCTGGATGTCACGCTGGACCCGCAGGCCAGCCGCGTGCGGGCCGACCTGGACCTGACGCGGCAGCATGACGGCGATCTGGTGCTGGATATCGGCAAGGCCGTGACGCTGGACCGGCTTGCGGTGGACGGCAGCGATCTGGACGCCGCTGACTGGACGCGCAAGGGCGAGACGCTGACCATCCACCGCGCCCTGCCCCAGAGCTTTACCCTGTCGAGCGAGGTCACCATCGACCCCGCCGCCAACACCACCTGCGAGGGGCTGTATCTGTCCGGCGGCATCTTCTGCACCCAATGCGAGGCCGAAGGGTTCCGCCACATCACGCCTTATCCCGACCGCCCGGACGTCATGGCGCCCTTCAAGGTCACCATCCACTCGGACCTGCCGGTGCTGCTGTCGAACGGCAACCCGGTCGCGCAGGCGCCGGGGCGCGCCGAATGGTCGGACCCCTGGCCGAAACCCCCCTATCTTTTCGCGCTTGTCGCGGGCGATCTGCGCGCCATCAGCGACACCTTCACCACCATGTCGGGCCGCGAGGTCGATCTGAACGTCTGGGTGCGTCCGGGCGACGAAGATCGCGCGGGCTACGCCATGGACAGCCTGATCCGCGCGATGAGATGGGACGAGCGCGTCTATGGCCGCGAATATGATCTGGACGTGTTCAACATCGTCGCGGTCGATGATTTCAACATGGGGGCCATGGAAAACAAGGGGTTGAACATCTTCAACTCGAAACTGGTGCTGGCCTCGCCCGAGACGGCGACCGATGGCGATTACGAGCGCATCGAAAGCGTGATCGCGCATGAATATTTCCACAACTGGACCGGCAACCGCATCACCTGCCGCGACTGGTTCCAGCTTTGCCTCAAGGAAGGGCTGACGGTCTTTCGCGACCAGCAATTCACCTCGGACATGCGAAGCGCGGCGGTGAAGCGGATCGACGATGTGGTGACGCTGCGCGCGCGCCAGTTCCGCGAGGATCAGGGCCCGCTGGCCCATCCGGTGCGCCCCGACAGCTATGTCGAGATCAACAATTTCTACACCGCGACCGTCTATGAAAAAGGCGCCGAGGTGATCGGCATGTTGAAGCGTCTGGTCGGGGATGAGGGCTATGCCAAGGCGCTGGACCTGTATTTCGAACGGCACGACGGCGACGCGGCCACCATCGAGGACTGGCTGAAGGTGTTCGAGGACGCGACCGGCCGCGATCTGGCGCAGTTCAAGCGCTGGTATACCGACGCCGGCACCCCGATCGTCACGATGAAGGAGGACTGGGACGCGGAACACGGCGTGCTGACGCTGAGTTTCAGTCAGCAGACCCCGTCCACGCCGGGGCAGACCGACAAGCCGCCGCGCGTGATCCCGATGGCGGTAGGCCTGATCTCGCCCAATGGCGACGAGGTTCTGCCGACCCAGATGCTCGAGATCGATCAGGCCGAGCAGAGCTTCCGCTTTGACGGGCTGGCGACGCGGCCGATGGTCTCGGCGCTGCGCGATTTCTCGGCCCCGGTGGTGCTGCGGCGCGAGCTGACGGATGCCGACCGCGCCTTCCTGTTCGCCCATGACCGCGACCCCTTCGCGCGGTGGGAGGCCGGGCGCGATCTGGCCCGCGCGACCCTGCTGGCGATGCTGGACGGCGGCGCGCCGGGGCCGGAATATCTGGCCGCCATCGGGCGCGTGCTGGCGGATCGCGACGCCGATCCGGCCTTTCTGGCGCTCTGCCTGCGCCTGCCCTCGGCCGAGGAACTGGCCCAGGCCCGCAGCGAGGCCGGTCACACGCCCGACCCCGACGCCATCCATGCCGTGCGCGAGGAATTGGCATCCGTCATCGCCCGCACCCATCAGGCCGAGCTCGACCGCGTGCTGACCGACACCGTCCCGGCGGGGGATTATTCCCCCGATGCGGGTCAGGCGGGGCTGCGGGCACTGCGACTGGCGGCACTCGGGCTGGTGACGCGGATCGACGGCGGCGCACGCGCGCAGGCGATCTATGACGGCGCCACCAACATGACGGAACGCGCGGGCGCGCTGGCGGCGCTGATCGCCGCCGGTGCCGGGCAGGACGCCGTGGCTGATTTCCATGACCGCTTCAAGGATGTGCGGCTGGTGGTGGATATGTGGTTCATGCTGCAGGCGGCGAATGCGCGGCCCGACCGCGCGGTGCCGCTGGCGCGCGAGCTGGCGGCGCATCCCGATTTCGACTGGAAGAACCCGAACCGCTTCCGCGCCCTGATCGGCGGGCTGTCGGCGAACCATGCGGGCTTCCATGCCGCCGATGGCAGCGGTTACGACTTCCTCGCCGATTGGCTGCTGCGCGTCGATGCGGTGAACCCGCAGATCGCGGCCCGGATGTCGGGCGCCTTCGAGACCTGGGCCCGCTATGACGAGACCCGCAAGGCCCACGCCAAGGCCGCCCTCGACCGCATCCTGGCCACCCCGGATCTGTCGCGCAACCTGGCCGAGATGGCCGGCCGCATCCGCGGCGCGGCGTGAGCCACAGCCCGCGCGCGGCCCCTTGCGGTTGCGCGCGGGCAAGGTGATAAACTGACCCCATGACGCACCGGCTCGACCAGTCCCGTGACGAGATGCAGCGCCGTCTCGACCCGCTTATCGCCGAGCGCGCGCCCTGGCTCTATTCCGGCAAGCCCCATCACAATGCCGCGCGGCGGCTGCTGATGCGGATGCTGGGCTATCCGCGGACGCTGGATCTGGGTGCCGAGTTCCGCGACCAGCCCACCGCAGACATCTTCGCGCGCATGGACGAGATGATCATCCGTGATCTCGAGGTGGCGGGGCTTGACCATATCCCGACCTCGGGCCCGGCGCTGATCGTGGCCAATCACCCGACCGGGATCGCGGACGGGATCGTGCTTTATTCGCTGATCGGCCGGGTCCGGCCCGACCTGTTCATCTATACCAACCACGACATTCTGCGCGTGCTGCCACAGTTGCAGGACATGATCGTGCCGGTGGAATGGCGCGTCGAAAAGCGCAGCCACGCCAAGACCCGCGCCACGATGGAGCAGACCCGCGCCTGGCTGGAACAGGACCGGATCGGGCTGATCTTTCCGTCCGGCCGGCTGGCCAAGCGGCGCGGGTTGACCCTGCACGAGCGGCCGTGGATGGCTTCGGCCGCGATGATCGCGCGGCGGATGGATGTGCCGGTGATCCCGCTGCGGATCCGGGCGCGCAACTCGATCCTGTTCTACCTGTTCGACGCGATCCACCCGACGCTGCGCGATGTGACGCTGTTCCACGAGGTGCTGAACAAGGCCGGGCAGCAATATCAGGTGACGGTGGGGGCGCCGGTCGTGGCGCAATCCCTGCCCGGTCGCAGCGACGAGGCGATCGAGATGCTGCGCCGCATCGTGCTGGCCCTGCCCGAGCCGGTGGACACGCATCCGGTATCCACCTCGCGCCGGGTCAAGCGGCGCATCATCAGGCATGTCTGACGTGCGGGCCGGGGACCGCACAGGCCCCCGACCAGGATCGGTTTACTGCGCCGCGGGGGCGTCCGCTGCGGCGGGTGCCTCGGCCGGGGCAGCAGCCTCGCCACCGTTTTCGCGCATCTCGTCCACGGCTTTTTCCAGATCGGCATAGGCCGCGGTAAAGCCGGCCAGCGACAGGTTCAGGTTCACCACCTCGCTGTCGGGCGCGCCGTAAGGCAGCAGGCTGATCGTCGCCGCCTTGCCGCGCTTCATCGCGTTCAGCTCTTCCGCGGTGAAGCCAAGGCGCGAGACGCAGCCGACCGGTGCGCAGAAGTTGAAGGGATAGGCCCGGCCCTCGCCCGAATCGACGCGCAGGGCGATGCCCTTGGTCAGGTCGGTTTCCAGCGGCGCCACCACGGTCGCACCGGCGACGGCCTTGCCGTTCTCCAGCGGGATCAGCGTCATCTCGGCGACCGAGTTGCCCTCGCCATCCTTCATCAGCTGGTAAAGCTCGCAGGGATCGGCGTCGTTTTCGGTCTTGATGCAGCGCAGCATCCAGGAATCGAAGCTCGACCGCAGGTAATACGACCCCACCTGCGCCTCGTCCGGGCCGGGCGGTTCGGTCGCGGCGTCGCCTGCGGCTGCGGCGTCGGGGGCTGCGGCCTCGGCCGGGGCGGCGCTGTCGACGGGCGCATCGGCAGACGCGTCAGCGGCAGGGGCGTCAGCGGCAGGCGCGGTGTCGGCAGGGGCTTCGGCGGCGGGCGCCGGGGTGTCGGCGTTGGCGGGTGCGTCCTGCGCCATGGCCGGCGCGGCGGCCAGAAGCAGAATCGCTGCCAGCGCGGCCGAGGTGGTTTTCGGTGACATGGTGTCTCCCTTGTTTGCGAAATCGGTCGGCCTCAGCCCTAGCAGCCGCAGGCGGAAATGTCAGGGCTGAACATGGCGCGGAAGCTCACGCTTGCGTCACAGCCGGGCCGCCCGAGGTGGCAGGGTCAACCGACTGTTCGCAAAAGAAAAAGGCCGCGAAACGCGACCTTTTCCCTCCCCTGCCGGACTGGCCGGTCTTCCTCATTGCAGCGACGGTAGCCAGCGCGCCGAAACCCGTCAACTGTCCTTTCAGACAGGCGTCGGGCA encodes:
- a CDS encoding L,D-transpeptidase family protein, with the protein product MRRDFLKLMLGGAGLLALASCSTRDPKFKTYSGPPVTRIDVFKSRRVMTFYSGSRPIKSYNFGLGFAPQGHKDYEGDGKTPEGLYYIDRRNPNSRYHLSVGISYPNEQDKARALAEGVQVGSDIFIHGQGPEGRAARVRDWTVGCIAVTDAEIEDIYAMVPDGTPIMIYP
- a CDS encoding esterase-like activity of phytase family protein, with protein sequence MTTALPGPDSRSHPLSRTSAACPDPPLLAIVSEHGPRIARFSIDGKWLDDMQVPAPLSDPAAQRSVKDGPEALAIHPDLGLLTMPEEPLAAEVRTTHTIYAANGDTLAFDTTDIGTTSIEGLEVFSDGCMAMIEHDVSATDGSLIPFLRVLDPANRGADPMCATELARIRMPGIMDADFDGITQISEDLILIVSHDKIDSGRCSVFGLLRITPASAGQHGTSG
- a CDS encoding ABC transporter ATP-binding protein; this translates as MVTLSLQNVGARFGGRQILSGITVPPIAGGALTAVVGPNAAGKSTLFRRIAGTLRGAGEVQVTGAHRGGVCYMPQDSTANAVLTVYESILLAARGGQGGWRVSDVELGRIDSMMGLLNIAPLAFRNLGELSGGQRQLVSLAQVLIRDPDVLLMDEPTSALDLHRQIEVLELVAQIAGDTGMVALVALHDLNQAMRYCAQTIVIADGRVRDAGPTQRS
- a CDS encoding arsenate reductase family protein, producing MSKSLKMFGLDYCSTVQKARKALSEAGWQIEFHDVKTDTPSPEEWSRMLDAFGDKLVNRASLTWRGMSEEDRAAPPEQMLAARPALMKRPAIIADGQHFLGWTANVKRALGAD
- a CDS encoding NAD(P)(+) transhydrogenase (Re/Si-specific) subunit beta, which translates into the protein MEQVIAAPADGLAQVAGYGLTGAAYVVAAVLFILALGGLSGQESAKRAVWYGIVGMTLAVLATLIGPGSGNWLLSLILLAVGGAIGWVVAKRVQMTEMPQLVAAMHSLVGLAAVFVGFNAQFELGRLQELLARANASLRGVTDPDAMLRVVQRLSELKGFAAVLAHKTPGEIAMLKIEVALGIFIGAVTFTGSVVAYGKLAGRIDGKPRKLPGGHALNAGAAAIALLATLLYAAAIGPAVLWLIIIAIAAFFIGYHLIMGIGGADMPVVVSMLNSYSGWAAAMIGFTLGNDLLIVVGALVGSSGAILSYIMCKAMNRNFISVILGGFGGETGPAMEIEGEQIAIDAEGVANALNEADEVIIVPGYGMAVAQAQSAVSELTRKLRAQGKNVRFAIHPVAGRLPGHMNVLLAEAKVPYDIVMEMDEINDDFPSTDVVIVIGSNDIVNPAAQDDPNSPIAGMPVLEVWKAKQVFVSKRGQGTGYSGIENPLFFKDNTRMFYGDAKDSINALLPLID
- a CDS encoding thioredoxin family protein encodes the protein MAVSTPVCDFGARMPAFALPDPDGNVHSSDEIRGANGTLVMFICNHCPYVQAVIDRIVRDASELAREHGIGVVAISSNDVEEYPQDGPEHMRREAERHGFTFPYLYDESQAVARAFGAECTPDFFGYNAAGELQYRGRLDASGRQPGPPDAPRELFQAMVQIARTGEGPRDQVPSMGCSIKWKDETPGD
- a CDS encoding DUF3422 family protein codes for the protein MDRTIDHPLRNALVNELHARPSPRILAPCHAVYLAFKEPRDAAGRDRTRDLDHLAILTDRHGAPQPSADGGHYTARIGRHDLIWESHTEFVSYTAIAEGLPETPFDPASAEVFSQDWQALAPGRRVTAAMIRLEHLPDDLSQVDAALGEWFSRDSLAAFWVLDRSALVASDFRIDPNGWMRFAVFLRPDTGAGRTGRIIQRLCELETYRAMSMLGLERARALSAHLNSLEPELGAMVDGMDSRAAATTLDRLLAVSARLEALATQSAFRFGATRAYEALVMDRVRALREERYKDRQLLGEFMSRRYDPAMRTARSAEARLSQMLERTGRAGELLRTRVEVDRSGQNQLLLASMDRRSELQLRLQHTVEGLSVVAISYYAVGLVGYLAAPLAMGAGVDKAVVMAMATPLVVGLVWFGLRRLRAGIDHSHDS